In Mycolicibacterium lutetiense, the sequence TTCGGGGGTCGCAACTGGACCGTGTTCTCCGCCTTCGTGCTGCTGATCCCAACGGTGGGCACCATGGTGCTGCTGGCCAACCCCGGCCTGCCGCTGTGGCCCTACCTGCTGTGCGCGGCCCTGGCCGGTTTCGGCGGTGGCAACTTCGCCTCGTCGATGACCAACATCAACGCCTTCTACCCACAACGCCTCAAGGGCTGGGCATTGGGCCTCAACGCCGGCGGCGGAAACATCGGCGTGCCGATGATCCAGCTCGTCGGCCTGTTGGTCATCGCCACCGCGGGCAACCGGGCTCCGTACTGGGTGTGCGCCGTCTACCTCGTCGCGCTGACCGTCGCCGGTATCGGCGCGGCGCTCTACATGGACAACCTCGAACAGCACAAGATCGACCTGAAGGCGATGAAATCCATACTCGCAGAACGCGATACCTGGGTGATCTCGCTCCTCTACATCGGCACCTTCGGATCCTTCATCGGCTTCGCCTTCGCCTTCGGCCAGATCCTGCAGATCAACTTCGCCGCCGGCGGCCAGACTCCGGCTCAGGCATCCCTGCATGCCGCACAGATCGCCTTCATCGGCCCGCTGCTCGGCTCACTGTCCCGGGTGTACGGCGGCAAGCTGGCCGACCGGATCGGCGGCGGCCGGGTGACCCTGGCGGTCTTCGGCGGCATGATCCTGGCGGCCGGACTGCTCCTCGCTATCAGCATGTACGACGATCACACCGCCGCTGCGGCCAACGGCCTGATGATGATCGGCTACGTCATCGGATTCGTCGCCCTGTTCCTGCTCAGCGGCCTGGGCAATGGCTCGGTCTACAAGATGATCCCGTCCATCTTCGAGGCCCGCAGCCACTCCCTCCAGGTCAGCGAGGACGAGCGGCAGCGGTGGTCCCTGTCGATGTCGGGTGCACTGATCGGATTCGCCGGCGCAATCGGCGCC encodes:
- a CDS encoding nitrate/nitrite transporter; translated protein: MPTLRKSKRVTNWDPEDTLAWEAGNKYIARRNLTWSVFAEHVGFSVWSIWSVMVLFMPEAVYGFTAGDKFLLGATATLVGGCLRIPYTLATATFGGRNWTVFSAFVLLIPTVGTMVLLANPGLPLWPYLLCAALAGFGGGNFASSMTNINAFYPQRLKGWALGLNAGGGNIGVPMIQLVGLLVIATAGNRAPYWVCAVYLVALTVAGIGAALYMDNLEQHKIDLKAMKSILAERDTWVISLLYIGTFGSFIGFAFAFGQILQINFAAGGQTPAQASLHAAQIAFIGPLLGSLSRVYGGKLADRIGGGRVTLAVFGGMILAAGLLLAISMYDDHTAAAANGLMMIGYVIGFVALFLLSGLGNGSVYKMIPSIFEARSHSLQVSEDERQRWSLSMSGALIGFAGAIGALGGVGINLALRQSYSSTASAPSFSMAFWIFLAFYVLASACTWWRYVRRPAATGVTTAPEDRHASAMAG